From the Lampris incognitus isolate fLamInc1 chromosome 6, fLamInc1.hap2, whole genome shotgun sequence genome, one window contains:
- the zgc:101540 gene encoding hsFATP2a_ACSVL_like domain-containing protein, protein MYVWFTILAGLALLPFLLKTRFPYLGEDCVYTLRSVLLGARLTWYKKRKPFYSILDCFLDAVERHPDKTFLHYEGQAYSYAEVDRRSTRVARALRSHAGVREGDKVALFSGNEPCFVWTWLGLAKLGCAAALLNFNIRSKSLLHCFSCCGARTLIVSAELQDAVEEVLPKLREQGISVYILSEECSTEGINTLSDKISQASDEPLSRDLRANINVKSTALYIYTSGTTGLPKAALITHERVWAASFIQAVSGVTSDDIFYINLPLYHSAGFLIGLAGAIERGITVVLRRKFSASQFWEDCRKYNVTVMQYIGETLRYLCNTPKKDNEKDHRVRIAIGNGVRLDVWTEFLDRFGDIKVRELYAATEGNIGFINYTSKIGVVGRVNFLHRRFFPYTLIKFDIEKEEPVRNSRGLCVKADRGETGLLVGKITKISPFIGYAGNQEQTEKKRLRDVLKKGDLYFNSGDLLRIDHENFIYFQDRVGDTFRWKGENVATSEVADTLTTVHDILEANVYGVKVEGHEGRIGMAALILQEGKEFDCSETFKQVANYLPAYARPRFLRIQNCLEMTGTFKMKKMKLVEEGFDPGLIKDPLYFLDLERKTYVPLTKQIYAAVTSGDIKL, encoded by the exons ATGTACGTGTGGTTTACCATTTTAGCCGGACTGGCGCTTCTGCCCTTTCTGCTGAAAACGCGATTCCCCTATCTGGGAGAGGACTGCGTGTACACGCTGAGGAGCGTCCTGCTGGGCGCCAGGCTGACTTGGTACAAGAAGAGGAAGCCGTTCTACAGCATCCTGGACTGCTTCTTGGACGCGGTCGAGAGACACCCCGACAAGACGTTCCTGCACTACGAGGGCCAAGCCTACTCTTACGCGGAGGTGGACAGGCGCAGCACCCGGGTGGCCAGGGCTCTGCGGAGCCACGCCGGCGTGCGGGAGGGGGACAAGGTGGCCCTGTTCTCCGGGAACGAGCCCTGCTTCGTGTGGACATGGCTGGGCCTGGCCAAGCTGGGCTGCGCCGCGGCGCTGCTCAACTTCAACATCAGATCCAAGTCTCTCCTGCACTGTTTCTCCTGCTGCGGAGCCAGGACCCTGATCGTGTCTGcag AGCTGCAGGACGCTGTGGAAGAGGTTTTGCCGAAGTTAAGAGAACAGGGCATCTCTGTGTACATCCTGTCAGAAGAATGCAGCACCGAGGGGATCAACACGTTGTCTGACAAAATCTCCCAAGCCTCCGATGAGCCTCTGTCCCGTGATCTCAGGGCCAACATCAATGTTAAGAGCACTGCTCTCTATATCTACACCTCAGGCACAACAG GTTTACCGAAAGCAGCGCTCATCACTCACGAAAGGGTGTGGGCAGCATCCTTCATCCAGGCAGTCTCGGGGGTCACATCAGACGACATCTTCTACATCAATCTCCCGCTCTACCACAGCGCCGGCTTCCTCATCGGCCTGGCCGGGGCGATTGAGAGGG GTATAACCGTTGTTCTGAGGAGAAAATTCTCAGCCTCTCAGTTCTGGGAGGACTGCAGAAAGTACAATGTAACAGTGATGCAGTACATAGGCGAAACATTGCGCTACCTCTGCAACACACCCAAG AAAGACAATGAAAAGGACCACAGAGTAAGGATTGCCATCGGCAACGGAGTCCGACTGGACGTCTGGACTGAGTTTCTGGATCGATTTGGCGACATTAAAGTCCGAGAACTGTATGCTGCCACCGAGGGAAATATTGGCTTCATTAATTACACTTCCAAGATAGGTGTGGTCGGACGGGTCAATTTTCTCCACAGG AGGTTTTTCCCGTACACGTTGATCAAGTTTGACATAGAAAAAGAGGAACCCGTCAGGAATTCACGGGGTCTGTGCGTCAAAGCAGACAGAG GTGAGACCGGCCTTCTGGTGGGAAAGATTACCAAAATATCTCCCTTTATTGGCTACGCCGGCAACCAAGAGCAGACGGAGAAGAAGAGGCTTCGCGATGTCCTTAAGAAAGGTGACCTGTACTTCAACTCCGGGGACCTGCTCCGGATCGACCACGAGAACTTTATTTACTTTCAGGATAGAGTCGGAGACACTTTCAG GTGGAAGGGCGAGAACGTTGCCACGTCGGAGGTGGCAGACACTCTGACAACGGTGCACGACATCCTGGAGGCAAATGTGTACGGCGTGAAAGTGGAAG GACACGAGGGCAGGATCGGCATGGCGGCTCTCATTCTGCAAGAAGGCAAAGAATTCGACTGTTCCGAGACCTTCAAGCAAGTCGCAAACTACCTTCCGGCCTACGCAAGACCCCGCTTTTTAAGGATTCAG AACTGCCTTGAGATGACAGGGACTTTCAAGATGAAGAAAATGAAGCTGGTGGAAGAAGGATTCGATCCAGGCCTCATAAAAGATCCTTTGTATTTCCTGGACCTGGAGCGGAAAACGTACGTCCCGCTAACGAAGCAGATCTACGCCGCAGTGACCTCAGGGGACATAAAACTCTAA